One genomic region from Mauremys reevesii isolate NIE-2019 linkage group 7, ASM1616193v1, whole genome shotgun sequence encodes:
- the KAT5 gene encoding histone acetyltransferase KAT5 isoform X1, with translation MLSGPEVTMTDRKDPTRSRKCPGAGNGREGHAPRRASKMAEVGEVTEGCRLPVLRRNQDNEDEWPLAEILSVKDISGRKLFYVHYIDFNKRLDEWVTHDRLDLKKIQFPKKEAKTPTKNGLPGSRPGSPEREVRKTLDLSLQPASTPASGKTLPIPVQITLRFNLPKEREAVPGEPDQPLSSSSCVQPNHRTTKRKVEVVSPATPVPASTETTQASVFPQNGSARRAVAAQPGRKRKSNCLGTDEDSQDSSDGIPSAPRMTGSLVSDRSHDDIITRMKNIECIELGRHRLKPWYFSPYPQELTTLPVLYLCEFCLKYVKSLKCLQRHLTKCDLRHPPGNEIYRKGTISFFEIDGRKNKSYSQNLCLLAKCFLDHKTLYYDTDPFLFYVMTEYDCKGFHIVGYFSKEKESTEDYNVACILTLPPYQRRGYGKLLIEFSYELSKVEGKTGTPEKPLSDLGLLSYRSYWSQTILEILMNLKSETGERPQITINEISEITSIKKEDVISTLQYLNLINYYKGQYILTLSEDIVDGHERAMLKRILRIDSKCLHFTPKDWSKRGKW, from the exons ATGTTGAGTGGGCCGGAAGTAACTATGACAGACCGGAAGGACCCTACGCGATCCCGGAAGTGTCCCGGCGCGGGGAACGGAAGAGAAGGCCACGCTCCCCGGCGAGCATCCAAGATGGCGGAGGTG GGGGAGGTGACCGAGGGCTGCCGCCTGCCCGTGTTGCGTCGCAACCAGGACAACGAAGATGAATGGC ctctggcTGAAATCCTCAGTGTTAAGGACATCAGTGGCCGGAAGCTTTTTTACGTGCATTACATTGATT TTAACAAGCGTCTGGACGAATGGGTGACCCATGACCGGCTGGACCTGAAGAAGATCCAGTTCCCCAAGAAGGAAGCCAAGACTCCCACCAAGAATgggctgcctggctcccggcccggCTCCCCAGAGCGGGAAGTG AGGAAGACCTTGGATCTGTCTCTACAACCTGCCTCAACTCCAGCCAGCGGTAAAACCCTGCCCATCCCAGTGCAGATAACGCTCCGCTTTAATCTACCCAAGGAGAGGGAGGCTGTTCCCGGGGAGCCCGACCAacccctctcctccagctcctgtgTCCAGCCGAACCATCGGACAACG AAGCGGAAGGTGGAGGTGGTTTCCCCAGCAACCCCCGTCCCTGCTTCCACAGAGACCACTCAAGCCTCTGTGTTCCCCCAG AACGGCTCAGCCAGGAGAGCCGTGGCTGCCCAGCCTGGCAGGAAGAGGAAATCCAACTGCCTGGGCACAGATGAG GACTCTCAGGACAGCTCTGACGGCATCCCCTCAGCCCCGCGCATGACGGGCAGCCTCGTGTCGGACCGCAGCCACGACGACATCATCACACGCATGAAGAACATAGAATGCATCGAGCTGGGCCGGCACCGCCTGAAGCCCTGGTACTTCTCACCCTACCCACAGGAGCTCACCACCCTGCCTGTGCTGTACCTCTGCGAGTTCTGCCTGAAATACGTCAAAAGCCTCAAGTGCCTGCAGAGGCACCTA ACCAAGTGTGACCTGCGGCACCCGCCTGGGAATGAAATCTACCGCAAAGGCAccatctccttctttgagatcgATGGGCGCAAGAACAAG AGTTACTCACAGAACCTCTGCCTGCTGGCGAAGTGCTTCCTGGACCACAAGACCCTGTACTATGACACTGACCCCTTCCTCTTCTACGTCATGACCGAGTACGACTGCAAGGGCTTCCACATCGTGGGCTATTTCTCCAAG GAGAAGGAGTCAACAGAAGACtataatgtggcctgcatcttgacCCTACCCCCATACCAGAGGCGAGGCTATGGCAAGCTGCTCATCGAATTCA gcTACGAGCTCTCCAAGGTGGAAGGGAAGACAGGGACGCCAGAGAAGCCACTCTCAGACCTCGGGCTCCTCTCCTACCGCAGCTACTGGTCCCAGACCATCCTGGAGATCCTCATGAACCTGAAGTCTGAGACCGGGGAGCGCCCACAGATCACCATCAA CGAAATCAGTGAGATCACCAGCATCAAGAAGGAGGACGTGATCTCCACGCTGCAGTACCTGAACCTCATAAATTACTACAAG ggccagtacATTCTGACGCTCTCAGAGGACATAGTGGATGGGCACGAGCGGGCAATGCTGAAGCGGATCCTGCGCATTGACTCCAAGTGTCTGCACTTCACCCCCAAGGACTGGAGCAAGAGGGGCAAGTGGTGA
- the KAT5 gene encoding histone acetyltransferase KAT5 isoform X2 — translation MLSGPEVTMTDRKDPTRSRKCPGAGNGREGHAPRRASKMAEVGEVTEGCRLPVLRRNQDNEDEWPLAEILSVKDISGRKLFYVHYIDFNKRLDEWVTHDRLDLKKIQFPKKEAKTPTKNGLPGSRPGSPEREVKRKVEVVSPATPVPASTETTQASVFPQNGSARRAVAAQPGRKRKSNCLGTDEDSQDSSDGIPSAPRMTGSLVSDRSHDDIITRMKNIECIELGRHRLKPWYFSPYPQELTTLPVLYLCEFCLKYVKSLKCLQRHLTKCDLRHPPGNEIYRKGTISFFEIDGRKNKSYSQNLCLLAKCFLDHKTLYYDTDPFLFYVMTEYDCKGFHIVGYFSKEKESTEDYNVACILTLPPYQRRGYGKLLIEFSYELSKVEGKTGTPEKPLSDLGLLSYRSYWSQTILEILMNLKSETGERPQITINEISEITSIKKEDVISTLQYLNLINYYKGQYILTLSEDIVDGHERAMLKRILRIDSKCLHFTPKDWSKRGKW, via the exons ATGTTGAGTGGGCCGGAAGTAACTATGACAGACCGGAAGGACCCTACGCGATCCCGGAAGTGTCCCGGCGCGGGGAACGGAAGAGAAGGCCACGCTCCCCGGCGAGCATCCAAGATGGCGGAGGTG GGGGAGGTGACCGAGGGCTGCCGCCTGCCCGTGTTGCGTCGCAACCAGGACAACGAAGATGAATGGC ctctggcTGAAATCCTCAGTGTTAAGGACATCAGTGGCCGGAAGCTTTTTTACGTGCATTACATTGATT TTAACAAGCGTCTGGACGAATGGGTGACCCATGACCGGCTGGACCTGAAGAAGATCCAGTTCCCCAAGAAGGAAGCCAAGACTCCCACCAAGAATgggctgcctggctcccggcccggCTCCCCAGAGCGGGAAGTG AAGCGGAAGGTGGAGGTGGTTTCCCCAGCAACCCCCGTCCCTGCTTCCACAGAGACCACTCAAGCCTCTGTGTTCCCCCAG AACGGCTCAGCCAGGAGAGCCGTGGCTGCCCAGCCTGGCAGGAAGAGGAAATCCAACTGCCTGGGCACAGATGAG GACTCTCAGGACAGCTCTGACGGCATCCCCTCAGCCCCGCGCATGACGGGCAGCCTCGTGTCGGACCGCAGCCACGACGACATCATCACACGCATGAAGAACATAGAATGCATCGAGCTGGGCCGGCACCGCCTGAAGCCCTGGTACTTCTCACCCTACCCACAGGAGCTCACCACCCTGCCTGTGCTGTACCTCTGCGAGTTCTGCCTGAAATACGTCAAAAGCCTCAAGTGCCTGCAGAGGCACCTA ACCAAGTGTGACCTGCGGCACCCGCCTGGGAATGAAATCTACCGCAAAGGCAccatctccttctttgagatcgATGGGCGCAAGAACAAG AGTTACTCACAGAACCTCTGCCTGCTGGCGAAGTGCTTCCTGGACCACAAGACCCTGTACTATGACACTGACCCCTTCCTCTTCTACGTCATGACCGAGTACGACTGCAAGGGCTTCCACATCGTGGGCTATTTCTCCAAG GAGAAGGAGTCAACAGAAGACtataatgtggcctgcatcttgacCCTACCCCCATACCAGAGGCGAGGCTATGGCAAGCTGCTCATCGAATTCA gcTACGAGCTCTCCAAGGTGGAAGGGAAGACAGGGACGCCAGAGAAGCCACTCTCAGACCTCGGGCTCCTCTCCTACCGCAGCTACTGGTCCCAGACCATCCTGGAGATCCTCATGAACCTGAAGTCTGAGACCGGGGAGCGCCCACAGATCACCATCAA CGAAATCAGTGAGATCACCAGCATCAAGAAGGAGGACGTGATCTCCACGCTGCAGTACCTGAACCTCATAAATTACTACAAG ggccagtacATTCTGACGCTCTCAGAGGACATAGTGGATGGGCACGAGCGGGCAATGCTGAAGCGGATCCTGCGCATTGACTCCAAGTGTCTGCACTTCACCCCCAAGGACTGGAGCAAGAGGGGCAAGTGGTGA